The region TGCTGCTATTGTAGATGGTAAAATTCATGCACAAAATACAGGTACAACTACAATTACTGTTGCCGTAGCAGGTAATGAAACTTATGCTCCAACAGAAAAAACCTTTGTTTTAACTGTAGCAAAAGCAAACTTAACTGTAAAAGCAAACGATAAGACTAAACTTGCTAATAATTTAGCAATGACAAATGCGGATTATGATGTAAGTTATACTGGTTTTGTTAACGGTGATGATCGTTCTAAGCTGACAGGATCATTAGTATACTCAGGTAATGCTATAGGTAAAACAGATGTTGGTATATATACAGACGGGATAATTCCAGGTGGTTTATCTTCCAATAATTATAATTTTATTTACACTGCAGGAACTTTAAAAATACTACCTAATACTACATTAACAAATAACACACTATATGTAAAACAAGGTAATGTTGGTGGTGATGGTTCTTCATGGCAATTAGCGTTAAACGATTTGTCATTAGCTTTACGTTATGCTACCATTTTGAATAACAATACACCAAACACTGTCAATAAAATTTATGTTGCTAAAGGTACTTATACACCAAAATATAGTGCAAGAGATAACTCCAACTTTATTAATGAAGGAAGAGACAACAGTTTCTTACTATTAGACGGCGTAAAACTATATGGAGGTTTTGACGGGAATATTGCTGATGAAGCTATAACTGACAGACGCATTCAGGAGAATAAAACGATTTTGGATGGTCAATCTACAATTAACCATATTATTACAGTTTCTAATTCAACAGGTAATAACGAGATAGATGGTTTTGCTATCTTAAAAGGTGCGGCGGCAAGTGCAGCACAAGGTTCTGAAGGAAATGTGACTGTTAATGGAAAATCTATTACCAGAGAATATGGTGGAGGAATACGTGTACACAGTTCTAACGTTATTGTAAAAAACTGTACTATTGCAGAAAATTCTTCAGGTTTTAGAGCTGGTGGTATGTATATTACAGATAATTCTAATGTTTCAATATACAATACACTCTTTTACGGTAATTTAGCTTATAACGCTGGAGCACAAGGAACTTCAATAGCAATAAATGATGCCATTGTAAAAATTGTGAATACTACTTTTGGAGATAACATCAGTAATTCAGCTCATATTTTTACTAATGGTACTTCAAACTTAGAAGTATTCAATTCTGCTTTTAGAGATATTTCGGGTAACAATGACATAAATAGAACAGGAGGGACAGTTACAGTTAAGAATTCTTTACTGTCTAAAGCTCAGTCTGTATACGCTTCAATGGCATTAGCCAATAATTTTTATGCACAACCAGTTGATTTTGTTGATGCAAATGCAAATAACTTTGCTTTAAAAACAACTTCTCCAGCAATCAACAAAGGAGATAATGCACTGTATAATACACTAATTGGAGGTAATAAAGATATTGCAAATAACAATCGTATTCAGAGTACTACAATAGATATGGGATGTTATGAGTCCAAAATATTACAAACTATTGTTGTCGATGATATCACCAAAAAATATACAGATGCTGAATTTGTAACAGGAACTGCATCAAGTGGTCTGTCGCCAATTACCTATAGTAGTGATAATAAAAATATAGCATACATTACAAAAGATAATAAAATTCAGATCACAGGGGTTGGTCAAGCTACAATAACAGTTGCTCAAAATGGGAATGAAATCTATGCTCCGGCAACTAAAACCTTTAAACTTACGGTTGGAAAAGGAGACTTTACTGCCACTTTAAACACGCAAACATATACTTATGATGGTACTGCAAAATATCTGAATGTTTCAGCTTTACCGGCAGGGGCAAGTGTGTCTTATGAAGGGAATGGACAAATAAATGCAGGAGACTATACTGTTAAAGCAATTATTAACGGAGGTGAATATTATAATGATATTACATTGTCTAATACACTTAAAATTAATAAAAAGAACCTTTCAGGTATTTCATTTCCGTCAAATACATTTACTTATGATGGTTTTGATAAACATCCTGAAGTATCGGGAACTTTACCTGAAGGTGTAAGTGTGGTTTATTCAAACACTCAAAAGAATGCTGGTTTTTATAGCAATGTAAAAGCTGCAATTTCAGGTTCAAATTACAATGTACTTGAATTATTTACTTCTATGACTATTAATAAAGGAGATCTTCCGGGCGCACTGTTTTTATTAGAAAAAGAAGAAATTTATGATGGTACTCCTAAACGATTATCGCTTGACGGAATACTTCCTGATGGTGCTACAGTAAGTTATACCAATAATGATAATATCAATGTTGGGACTTATAATGTTACAGTTAATATTAACGGAGGCGTAAATTATAATAACAAACAGCTTAATGCCAAATTAACAATTTTAAAAGGCAACTTAACGGATAATTTCGTTTTAGCATCTAACACTTTTGTTTATGATGGCAGCGAAAAATCATTAGCTATTCAGGGTACTCTTCCTAATCAGGTGTCTGTAAGTTATACAAATAACAACAAAACAGATGTTGGTACTTATAGAGTTTATGCTGTATTAAGCAAACCAAATTATAACGATAAAACAGTAGAAGCCGATTTAATTATAGAACCAAAAACGATAAATGCTAAAGTAAAAGGTGAAATATCAAAAGTTTATAATGGTTCTGCTGTCGTAGCATTAAATGCCGATAATTTTACTTTAGAAGGTGTTGTTGACGGTGACAATGTAGTATTGGATAATCCTGCTGCCGGTGATTTAGATAATAAAAATGTGGGAGAAAATAAATCAGTTACAATTAATGGTTTAAAGTTATCCGGAACCGATTCTAAAAACTACACATTAAACGCTACCTCTTTAGTGGCTAATATAGGTATCGTTAAGTCTAAAAAAATTGAGGCTTCATTAAAAGGAAACATAACCAAAACTTTTGACGGAACAACTGATGCTGTTTTATCAAATAGTAATTTTGATCTTAGCGGAGTTTTAGAAAATGAAGTTGTGACCTTAAACCATCCGTCTTTAGGAGCGTATGATACAAAAGATGTTGGAAAAAATAAAACGGTTACAGTTAACAATCTGACAATTGGAGGAAATGATGTTTCAAATTATACATTAAACGCTCAAACAACTTCGGCTCAAATAGGTGAAATTGCTATTAAAGCAATTACAGTTACGGCTAATGTTGCACAAGCCAAAGTGTATGGCGATATTGAACCTGTTTTAAGCTACACTGTAACTCCTGGTTTAATAAGTGGAGATTCGTTTACAGGAACTTTGGAAAGAACAACAGGAGAAGATGTAGCAACTTATGCAATTGCACAAGGAACATTAAGTGCAGGAACCAATTATAGTATTACCTATGTACCAGCAAATTTTGCTATAAAGGCAAAACCAATTACTGTAACAGCTGATGCTTCTCAAACAAAAGTGTATGGTGCAGCAGATCCAATTTTTACTTATTCGGTTTCACCGAGTTTAGTCGGAAATGATACTTTCTCAGGTGTTTTAAATAGAGCAACCGGAGAGAATATTGGAAATTATGCTATTGGACAAGGAACGTTGACTGCAGGTAATAATTATGCCATTACTTATATTGGTAAAAACTTTGTAATTACTGGAAAGACAATTACAGTTACTGCTGATTCGCAAACTAAAGTATATGGAGAAGATGATTCAGCTTTAACCTATTCATTTGCACCAGCTTTAGAAAGTGGAGATTCATTCACAGGAACTTTATCAAGAGATTCAGCAGAAAATATTGGTAAATATGCTATTACAAAAGGAAGTTTGAGTGCAGGTTCTAATTATACCATTAATTATATAGATGGAGATTACACGATTACACCAAAACCTATCACAGTAACGGCTAATGCTTCTCAAAAGAAAGTTTACGGAACAACAGATCCAGCTCTTGGTTATTCGGTTTCACCAGCTTTAGTAGGAAATGATACTTTTAAAGGAGCTTTATCCCGAGAAGTTGGACAGAATATCGGAACTTATGCTATCAACCAAGGAGACTTGAGCGCCGGATCTAATTACACAATGACTTTTGAAAGTAAAGATTTTGAAATTACACCAAAAGAAATCACTGTAACTGCCGATGCTTCACAAGTAAAAGTCTATGGCGATATTGATCCTGTTTTAACTTATACTTCAAGTGAAGCTTTGGTAACGGGAGATACTTTTAACGGAAGTTTAAGCAGAGTAAGTGGCGAGGATGTTGGAACTTATAACTATACTATTGGAAGTTTATCAGCAGGATCGAACTATATTGTAACTTTGGTTGGTTCAGACAGCTTTGGTATTACGGCAAAACCAATTACCGTAACAGCTTATGATTCTCAAACTAAAGTTTACGGAACATTGGATCCGGCTCTTACTTATTTAGTTTCACCGAGTTTAGTCGGAAATGATACTTTCTCAGGTCTTTTAGAAAGAAGAATAGGAGAGAATGTTGGAACTTATGCTATCGGACAAGGAACGTTGAATGCAGGTAACAATTATGCTATTACATACATAGGCAAAGATTTTGAAATTACAGCCAAAGCAATTGCGGTTACAGCTGCTTCACAAACTAAAGTTTATGGAGAAGATGATTCAGCTTTGACCTATTCATTCGTACCAGCTTTAGAAAACGGAGATTCATTTACAGGAAATTTATCCAGAGTTTTGGGAGAAAACATTGGTAATTATGCAATAGGACAAGGGACTTTGAGTGCAGGATCTAATTACACTATTAATTATGTAGGTAAAGATTATAGAATCACAGCCAAACCTATCACAGTAACGGCTAATGCTTCTCAAAAGAAAGTTTATGGTTCAGTTGATCCGGCTTTTAGTTATTCGGTTTCACCAAATTTAATTGGAAACGATAGTTTCACAGGAGCTTTAGAAAGAGCAACGGGAGAAAATGTTGGTTCTTACGCTATCAAACAAGGAGATTTGAGCGCCGGATCTAATTATACAATGACTTTTGAGAGTAAAGATTTTGAAATTACACCAAAAGCAATCACTGTAACTGCCGATGCTTCACAAGCAAAAGTATATGGCGATGTTGATCCTGTTTTAACTTATACTTCAAGTGAAGCTTTGTTAACTGGAAATACTTTTACAGGAAGCTTAATGAGAGTAAATGGTGAAAACGTTGGAACTTATAAATATACTATTGGTAATTTATCAGCAGGAGCCAACTATAGTATAACTTTGATTGGTTCAGACAGCTTTGGTATTACTGCGAAACCAATTACCGTAATGGCTGATGCTTCTCAAACCAAAGTATACGGAACAGTAAATCCTGTTTTGACTTATTCGGTTTCACCAGCTTTAGTTGGAAATGATACTTTCTCAGGTACTTTAGATAGAGCAATTGGAGAGAATGTAGGATCTTATGCAATAGGACAAGGAACCTTGACTGCAGGTAACAATTATGTCATTACCTATACGGGCAAAGACTTTGAAATTACCAAAGCAGATCAGGTAATTACGTGGAATCAAACGTTAGTTTCGAATTGTGATGGAGCAACTACAACTGTGTTAACGGCTATTTCAAATAGTGGATTACCAATAAATTATGCTTCTTCTAATGAGAATGTGGTAACGATTTCTAATGATCAATTAATCTTTAACAATCCTGGTTCAGGAACTATTACAGCTTCTCAGGCAGGTAATAACAATTACAATGCGGCTGAAAATATAACATTACCAGTTTTAAATAGCCAGCCAAATTTAATTAAGCAACAGTTTGACAATGTTATTTTCTTTGACAACAGCTCAAAAGAATTTAAGTCCTATACGTGGTACAAAGACGGAGTTCTGGTCGCAGGTCAAACTTTGCAATATTATAAAGAAGTTGGAGGTTTAAACGGAACATATTACGCAGTTGCAACAAAACTAGACGGAACGGTAATAACTTCTTGTCCATTAACCATATCATCAACAGGAATAATTGAGACAGTTAGAATTTATCCTAATCCAGTTAAAGCTAATGGTAGTTACCAATTGATTACCAATTTAGATGCTGCTAAAATGATAAATGCCCGCGTTGAGGTATTTGGAATAAGTGGATCATTGGTAGATCAAAAAACAACCAATGAAAACGAGACTACTTTACTGGCTCCGGCTGTTGAAGGTATCTATATTGTAAGGATGACTTTAGCAAACGGTAAAACATTTACAAAAAACCTTTTAGTGAAAAACTAAATAATGAAAGAGTATGAAGTCCCCATTATTTATAAATGGGGATGGATTATTCTGGTAAAATATAACATGTATGAAATTTAATAGTAAACATATATTAGGATTTATATTAATGCTGTTTTCTACAGTTGCAACTGCTCAGTTTTACGTAGGTGTACAAACAGGAGCTGCTAATCTTGAAAGCGATGTAGCAGGAACAGTAGCCGAAACAAAAATGGGAGGAGCTGTAAAAGCAGGATATATTTATTCCTTTACAAAAAATATCGGAATTGGATCAGGAGTAGAATTTTCGCAATATAAGCAAAATGTATCTTTGGTCTCTTCTTCTACAACACTGACAAATTATGAAGTAGATGCTTCCGGTTCGGCATTTATTTATAACGTAACTACCAGTAATTACAAAGAAAAACAAACATTGCAAGCCCTTCAAATTCCGCTTTTTCTTCAATTTAAAATGAACATTAATAAAGGGATTGATTTTAATTTCAGAGGAGGAGTAAAGTATTTTTTACCTGTTAGTTATAAAATAAAAGCGACAGCAGATAATGTAACCGGTACAGCTTATTATCCTGATTTTAATTTGTCAATTGATGATTTACCTGAATATGGAATAGGGCAGGAAAGCAGTTATTCTGCATCAGGAGAATACGAAACAAAGGGAATTTTAATGAGTTCTTTTGAATTGGGATTTACATTCGATATAACAAAAAAGAATGCTCTGTATGTAGCCATGTTTGTCGAAAACGGATACGGAACGATACTTGATCAAAAAAATAATCAGTCTTACGTAGGTTTTAATCCGACGTCTACAAACAATAGAAAAGCAAATGGTTTATACAGCACAGAACAGAATGCTAAAATTACACCGGCAGCATTTGGTTTGACATTAGGGTGGAATTTTAAATAAAATGATAAAGTCAAGGTAAAGTCAAAATTACAGAAATTTATTCCATCCGACATTTACCGATAATTAAGATTTAAGTAATCTAACATAAAAAACAACTTTCGGGTTGTTTTTTTGTTTTCAAAATATATTAAAGAAAAAAACTGCCCAACCTCGTGTTATAAGTGGCTGTAAAGCATGAAACAACTGTTAAAGTAGTTTTATGTTAATTTTTTTATAAAATAAAATCTATATTTTTTTAATTTAGCGCTTCAATAAGCCCAGTTTCCAAAATGACTTTCTGTACAAAAAAAATTAGACTCTTTTTTGTGTTATGTGCCTTTGTTTTTTTTACAAAATTACAAGCTCAAAAAGTAGGCTCTCCATTAGGAGGCTTAATAACTAATATAGAATCTGCAGTAACCAAAGAAGATAATCCTAAGAAAAAAGACACTTTAGAATTAAAAAAAAGACTGGCTTTTTTAAAAGAATCATCCGATAAAAAAAATAATATTTTATATCATGCGCTGTTAGCAAATGGATATTCTGTTTTTTTTGACAGGATAAACAGAAAAAGTGAGTATTATTATTTGAAATCTATTGAAGAAGCTAAAAAAAGTAATGATTTAAGTCTTAAAATCTGGACACAGATAAACTACTCAAAGTACTTGTATTTTTATTGCCAGATAGATAAACTTCTTCCTATCGTTCTCAAAACAATGGAAGAAAGTAATCAGATTGATGCTTCAGAAATGATTTTACCAGCAGAGACTTTTCAATTTTTTGGCTGGATAATGCTTACTGTAGAAGATAGTTCAGCTATCAGTTTTTTAAAGAAATCAATGCAGTACATACAAGAATCATCTCCTGAATCTGCAAGTGTTTTAAATGCAATAGGCAACTGTTATTTCAAAAATAAAGATTTTACAAATGCAATGCTTTATTTTGATAAATCTGAAGCTATGGCATTAAAAATAAAAGATACGATAAGATATGCTAAAGTATTAGGAGATAAAGCACTTGTTTATGATGAAAAAGGTGAAGTAAATACGGCTCTCCATCTTTTAAAACAGGATATAGCATATTCTCAGAAATTCAAAAATGAAAAAAATGAGATGTATGCTTCCATATTATTAGCAAAAATTCTGCTGAAATTAAACAATAAAAACGAAGCCGAAAAAATACTGGAAAGAGCTGAGGAAATTGCCGGTACTAAATCATACTACAGAAGTTCATTAAAAGAAATAATAGAATTAAAGCTGCTGCTTTTAAACGGGGCAAATGTTCAAAAGGAATTGATCTTAAGGAGACAGCTTAAACAGCTTGATGAGTATTTACTTAAAACAAACGGTAATGCCGTATTAAAGCGATCCAACTGGCTTATTCAAAAAAAGAAATACGAAAGCGAAACTAAAGAAATCCGATTACAATTAGAACAGGGAGAAAGAATTAGAAATATCGGTATTTTGATTTTGATCTCAACAATACTGTCAAGTGGAGTAGCTTACACTTTTTTAGCTAAAAGACTAGAAGCAAAAGCAGAAAAGTTTGAAGAATATGAAAGTGATCGTTTGGCATTTGAAGAAAAACTCAAAAATGCAAGTTCTAATATGAATAGCTATGCAGAGAATCTTCAAAGTAAAGAAAAACAGATTGCAATTTTAGAAGATGAACTGGAGGAAATTAAAAGTTCTGCTGCAAAACACATAGATGAAGAAAAAGATAAACTTCGGGAAATGCTCAGTTCTCATCTTATGACAGATGAAAACTGGAGCGCTTTTAAACAAGAGTTTATAAAACAGCACAGTTCTTTTTATAATACTATAATGGAAAATTTTCCTGAGTTAAAAGAATCGAATCTTAAAATAATAATGCTTCAAAAACTAAATCTAAACAATTATGAGATGTCTAACTTGTTAGGCGTTACAGTAGATGCAGTCAAAAAAAGCAAGCAGCGATTAAAGAAAAAATTAGGCGATAAATATGATCTCTTGTTTGAAATGATAGATTATAATAGCTAAATGTATCAAATGTATTGGTCGACAATTATTACATAAAACATTTATAGATTATCAATGAATGGTATTAGTATCGAATAGCCCGAAGGCTGGTTTATTTGAGAAAAAAGATATTTGATTTAAAAGAAAAAAAAAGAATCTGTCCTGTTGGGCAGATTCTTTTTAAGTTTATAATAGCAATGTATTTGTTATCTCAATCTTCCAACAAATATTAAACTACCACCAATTGCTTCAGAAACAGCTTCAAATTCAGCAGCTCCTTTTTGCTTTAAAAGACTGAATTTACCATCAGGAGCAGTGATATTACCATAATATTCTACACCATCAATTGTACCAACTGTATAAACAGTACCATATTTTTCAAAAGAAGTAAAAGGCTCAACTTTTAGCGTTTTTAAATCTACAAGTGCAAATTTCGTTGGAGCATTGTACCAGTCAGCTGGTTTTGCCGGTGGCGTAAAAGTATTGTCAAGATACTGTGCAAGAGCTTTATCTCCATGTACATAAGCAACTACGTTTACTGAATGTGCATTTAGAGGTGCTTTTAAATCTACGAAAAAGTTAGGATCAAATGTTCCGTTAGGATTTACCTTTAAAAGTGCGCCCGCAGGAGGAGCACTAGTTACAGTACTGTAATCCAGTGACAGAGATGTAGCACGTGAAGGTCTGTAGTACAAAGTACCATCATTTCCTTTTGCAAACGTATCATAACCCATTGACATACGAGTATCTTTAACATAAGTAACCACTTTTGAAGCGATATCAAAAACCGCAATTTGAGCATATTGTGGAAACTTATTAAAATCAGTTGGTGTTGCCGCTACAGGTAAAATGATTTTTTTTGCAGAAGTCACATAGCTCATGTAAGTAGATGTTTTAACATCAGCATCGTTGCTTAATGGTAATGGAGTAACAGTTATAGTTTCAGTTATAGTCATAGTTGCCGGATTGAACTTAATAATTTTTCCATCATTTAAAGCGAAAAAATAAGCTTCTGTTTCAGATACGAAAGCAGGTGGTCCAAAAGTACCGCTTACACCAGTGCCGGCAAGACTTAAAGCGTCTGCACTCGAAATTTTCATATCATTACTTACATTGTATTTGGTTAAAGTCGAAGCCGTACCATTCCAAACGTAAGGATGTTCGCCATAAGAATAGATTGTTGCACCCGGACCAATCTCAGTCATCGTTTTGTAATCAAGAGTAGAAGGGAATTTATCATATGCTCCTAAATAAAAAACCCTTCCTGAAGGAGTATTTACACGAACTGATGCAATAACAGCCGGATTATTACCCTGACCTTCATCAGTTTTGTTGTCATCTGAACTACATGATGTTAAAGCAAATACCGAACACATTATTGCAGCAACGGTATACTTTGTAAAAAATCGATTTGTTTTCATACTTATCGGTTATATAATTAATTAAAATTGAGTTACTAATTTGATGTTAAATGATCTTCCTGGTTTTTGTACACCAAAAAAGTCATAGTTTTTTTCATTGCTTAAGTTTTGAATTTCTGCAGTTATGGCATATTTTAAACTAGTAAAGCTGCTATGATAAGTCGTGCCAAGATCAAATGTCTGCTGACTTGGGATAACAAATGGATTTACAGAAGCGCTTTCCCAGCTTCTGAAAAATTCATACACATATCTTGCATCAAGAAAAAGAGATAACTTATCCGACTTGCCAATTAGGTTACGAAAAGAATAATTAGCACCTCCATTGGCAAAAAAGTACGGCTGATTAGGTACTCTGTCTCCTTTGTAAGCCGCAAATATTCCTTCGTCTGAATCATTATAAAAGTGCTGGTAGGTACTATTGGCATGAAAGGAAAGTTTATCATTTTTAGAAGTCCAGCTTCCTGAAACTTCAATTCCTTTAGAAGTTGCAGCAAATACATTCTGGAAAGTATTGTTACGGTCTAAGCTCGGCACAAATAAGATTTGATTGTCTATTTTTCTTAAAAAGACATTGGTTTGAACCTGCCAGTTACTTCTCTCATAATTTTCTTTGGACTTAAAGAAAAGCTCAAAATTAACGTTATGGCTTCGCTCCGGTTTTAGGTTCATATTACCTTGTATAAATTGCCCGTCTCCAAATAATTCATCTGTTTGGGGCAAACGTGTAGCGTATTCATAGGTTAATCTGGTAGAAAATTGTTCATTGAATTTAAAACGAAACCCATTTCCAAAACCAAAATAGTTCACGCTTCTGTTTTCTTTGATTACGGAGTTGTTGGAAGGGATTTTCTCTTCAGAATTTACTTTTTGCAGGTAATTTTTAACGAATAAAAGATTCTCTAATTTTTCATTAAATGCATTTATTTTAAAGTCTGCACCATTAACCCATGTAAATAATTCTCTTACAGCGGTCGCTGGATCATATCCGGTAATAAGTCTGTCGTCTCCGGTTTGTTTAGAATAAGTGGGAGCTGAAGTGAAACTTAAGGCATATTGGTTATTGATTTTCCATGAAGCTTTCAAACGGGAAAAAACATCATTATTCCAAGTGTAAGTATCGCTTGGTCCGGTAGATTCTGAAATCTCTCCGCTTACATTTCCGGCAGAACCTTCAATACGTTCGCCATACCAATTGTAGACATAATCAGATACATCTGTAAACTGACGTTCTCTGTAATTGTATCCTGAGACAAAATCTAACATAAAATTTTCACCAAATTCATTGCGATAGGTAAGGACAGTTCCAGCCGATTTGCGATACGTCATGACCTCTCCGTAAGGAACTCCAACCATTAATTGATTGTGTTGAATTTCTTTTGTGTAATCAGTGTAAAAACCTTCGATGCTCAATTGTTTTGCCCAGATTCTGTCTTTAAAACCCGTCATTAACTGTACTCCGAAACCGTCGTATGCATCATGAAATCTTGGTACGGTTACTTTTTTAATCTTACCAAGATTATCAGCAACATCCACATCTACTTTATAATTGTTTTTGGAGGTATCATAAAAACCGCTTCCTTTTATAAAAAATCCGGTCTTTTCATTGTAATTATTAAGTATCAAAGAAGTTCGGTAGGTTCCAAAAGATCCCGCCTGAGCCGAAAAAGAACCACTAAAACCGGATTTAATTCTTGGAGTGATTAAATTAACAGCACCACCAAGAGCATCTGCTCCAAATTCAATTGGAACCACTCCCTTATATACTTCAACACGATCAATTAAATTAACAGGAACCGTCGAAATTCCGAAAGTATAACCGTGATATTCCAACGGAATACCATCTAAGAAGAAACGAATTTGATTGCCTGTTAGTCCATTCATCGAAAAGTTTGTTCTGGAACCTAAACCACCGGTACGCCTAACATTTATACCCTGAGTTTGTGAAAGTACTTCTCCTAAATCTGTCGTTTTAAATTTAGCTTCCCGCATTTCTATTACAGAAACGGCTTGTGCAGTTTCTTCTTTTTTTATTTTTTCAGATTTACTTTTTACTACTACATCATTTAATTTCTCTGCGTTGTTCGATGTTTTTGCTGTTTTTTCTAAAATAATGTCAACAGAAATAGTTTGAGAATTTTCTAAAACAACGGAATGCTTTTTTGAAATGTATTCCTCTGAGCTAACTTCAATAGTATATCTACCATTTACCAGATTTTCTATCTGATAAA is a window of Flavobacterium crocinum DNA encoding:
- a CDS encoding tetratricopeptide repeat protein; this translates as MTFCTKKIRLFFVLCAFVFFTKLQAQKVGSPLGGLITNIESAVTKEDNPKKKDTLELKKRLAFLKESSDKKNNILYHALLANGYSVFFDRINRKSEYYYLKSIEEAKKSNDLSLKIWTQINYSKYLYFYCQIDKLLPIVLKTMEESNQIDASEMILPAETFQFFGWIMLTVEDSSAISFLKKSMQYIQESSPESASVLNAIGNCYFKNKDFTNAMLYFDKSEAMALKIKDTIRYAKVLGDKALVYDEKGEVNTALHLLKQDIAYSQKFKNEKNEMYASILLAKILLKLNNKNEAEKILERAEEIAGTKSYYRSSLKEIIELKLLLLNGANVQKELILRRQLKQLDEYLLKTNGNAVLKRSNWLIQKKKYESETKEIRLQLEQGERIRNIGILILISTILSSGVAYTFLAKRLEAKAEKFEEYESDRLAFEEKLKNASSNMNSYAENLQSKEKQIAILEDELEEIKSSAAKHIDEEKDKLREMLSSHLMTDENWSAFKQEFIKQHSSFYNTIMENFPELKESNLKIIMLQKLNLNNYEMSNLLGVTVDAVKKSKQRLKKKLGDKYDLLFEMIDYNS
- a CDS encoding TonB-dependent receptor → MKLKIALLFIFSSTFLLGQNKISGKVSNESGSPLSGVTVQLLGTETIAKTNTNGFYQIENLVNGRYTIEVSSEEYISKKHSVVLENSQTISVDIILEKTAKTSNNAEKLNDVVVKSKSEKIKKEETAQAVSVIEMREAKFKTTDLGEVLSQTQGINVRRTGGLGSRTNFSMNGLTGNQIRFFLDGIPLEYHGYTFGISTVPVNLIDRVEVYKGVVPIEFGADALGGAVNLITPRIKSGFSGSFSAQAGSFGTYRTSLILNNYNEKTGFFIKGSGFYDTSKNNYKVDVDVADNLGKIKKVTVPRFHDAYDGFGVQLMTGFKDRIWAKQLSIEGFYTDYTKEIQHNQLMVGVPYGEVMTYRKSAGTVLTYRNEFGENFMLDFVSGYNYRERQFTDVSDYVYNWYGERIEGSAGNVSGEISESTGPSDTYTWNNDVFSRLKASWKINNQYALSFTSAPTYSKQTGDDRLITGYDPATAVRELFTWVNGADFKINAFNEKLENLLFVKNYLQKVNSEEKIPSNNSVIKENRSVNYFGFGNGFRFKFNEQFSTRLTYEYATRLPQTDELFGDGQFIQGNMNLKPERSHNVNFELFFKSKENYERSNWQVQTNVFLRKIDNQILFVPSLDRNNTFQNVFAATSKGIEVSGSWTSKNDKLSFHANSTYQHFYNDSDEGIFAAYKGDRVPNQPYFFANGGANYSFRNLIGKSDKLSLFLDARYVYEFFRSWESASVNPFVIPSQQTFDLGTTYHSSFTSLKYAITAEIQNLSNEKNYDFFGVQKPGRSFNIKLVTQF